A stretch of DNA from Halorubrum sp. BOL3-1:
TCTGTATCTCTTAGCAGTCTGTAGGCGGTGTCTCCCCTCCATACTCGCTCCCAATAATCGCTCGTTGACGAAGGGGGCTTACCACCTATAAACTGCTAACTGCCGGCGAGGCGACCGTTTACGTGGGTCGGCCCGATACGCCCGAATATGGCACAGTCGTCCGTCCGGATCGTGAGCGAACTTCACGACGAGCCGCACATCGAGGGGCGACGCGTGACGGTACGGCGGATCCGGGGACTCGTTGAGGGTGCGGAAAAGTCGGTCGAGGAGGTGGTCGCCCAACTCGATCTGGACATCGCCGAGGTGTACGGCGCGCTCGAGTACTACCAAAGCCACCCCGAAGAGATGGCAGCCGCTGAGAGACGGCGGGCAGAACGCGAGGCGGCGGCCCGGGAGCGTGGAGCAGCCTCGCTCGCCGAGTTGGCCCGGAACGACGACGTGTAGCCGAATGGAATACCGGGGTACTCGTCGACGAGAACACGAGTCCGCGAGTTGCGGAGTCGCTCCGTGGCAAGGGCATCGCTGCTGACCACGTTCATGAAGCGCTCTCCGAGGGCATCGACGAACTTCTCGTGGATCCCGCCTGTCGCGAGCGGTACGGCACCGCCGGCCGCGAGCACGTCGCCGACATCGACGCCTTCGCGAGCGTCGTCGACGCCGACGAGGCCGTCTACAATAACGGCGTACCGACTCTGGACGTACCGACTCGGACGCGAGACACGCACCCTCAAACGACGTTTTACAGATATATACTCGTCAAAGCATATATATGAGAAGACTGCGAACATGAGCTATGGACGATTTCGA
This window harbors:
- a CDS encoding DUF433 domain-containing protein; its protein translation is MAQSSVRIVSELHDEPHIEGRRVTVRRIRGLVEGAEKSVEEVVAQLDLDIAEVYGALEYYQSHPEEMAAAERRRAEREAAARERGAASLAELARNDDV